Proteins encoded within one genomic window of Mesorhizobium sp. AR10:
- a CDS encoding L-iditol 2-dehydrogenase — translation MRLKGKSALVTGSARGIGKAFAEAYVREGATVAIADINLAAAEKAAAEIGANAYAVKLDVTDLASIEAAVKAVETKTGGLDILINNAALFDLAPIVEITKASYDKLFSVNVAGTLFMLQAASRSMISRGKGGKIINIASQAGRRGEPLVGVYCATKAAVISLTQSAGLDLIKHRINVNGIAPGVVDSDMWDEVDALFAKYENRPKGEKKRLVGEGVPYGRMGKPEDLTGMAVFLASDDAEYIVAQTYNVDGGQWMS, via the coding sequence GTGAGGCTGAAAGGCAAATCGGCGCTGGTCACCGGATCGGCACGTGGCATCGGCAAGGCTTTCGCCGAAGCTTATGTGCGTGAGGGTGCTACAGTGGCGATTGCCGACATCAATCTGGCGGCTGCCGAAAAGGCCGCCGCGGAGATCGGCGCAAATGCCTATGCGGTCAAGCTCGACGTCACCGACCTCGCCTCGATCGAGGCGGCGGTCAAGGCGGTCGAGACAAAGACCGGCGGCCTCGACATACTGATCAACAATGCCGCGCTGTTCGACCTGGCGCCGATCGTCGAAATCACCAAGGCGAGCTACGACAAACTGTTTTCCGTCAATGTTGCCGGCACGCTGTTCATGCTGCAGGCGGCAAGCCGTTCGATGATTTCCCGGGGCAAGGGTGGCAAGATCATCAACATCGCGAGCCAGGCCGGACGGCGCGGTGAGCCGTTGGTCGGTGTCTATTGCGCCACCAAGGCCGCGGTCATCTCGCTCACCCAGTCGGCGGGGCTCGACCTGATCAAGCACCGCATCAACGTCAATGGCATCGCGCCCGGTGTCGTCGACAGCGACATGTGGGATGAGGTCGACGCGCTGTTCGCCAAATACGAGAACCGTCCGAAGGGCGAGAAGAAGAGACTGGTCGGCGAAGGCGTGCCTTACGGCCGCATGGGCAAGCCGGAGGACCTGACCGGCATGGCCGTGTTCCTGGCCAGCGATGACGCAGAATACATCGTCGCCCAGACCTACAATGTCGATGGCGGCCAGTGGATGAGTTGA
- a CDS encoding mannitol dehydrogenase family protein gives MTVKLSSTVLAKLPPKVAGPKYDRATLKPGIVHFGVGNFHRSHQAVYLDDLFNAGVGHDWALIGAGVFEGEKIGRGKLAEQDWLTTVVEQDSGHMSARVTGVMIDFLMPGDAAGIIERLADPAIKIVSLTITEGGYFIDPASGVFNPTHPDIVADAQPGATPKTVFGLILAGLIRRREDGIVPFTVMSCDNIPHNGHVTSDGVVGLARLIDEDLANWVSAKVAFPNGMVDRITPATSDRERGILSSEFGLDDNWPVFCEPFKQWVLEDHFTAGRPPLEKVGVQFVSDVAPYELMKIRILNGGHATIAYPAGLMDIHFVHEAMQEPLVRGFLAKLERDEIIPTVPPVPDTVLEEYYQLIERRFSNPKIGDTIRRLCLDGSNRQPKFIIPTIADRLKAGKSVTGLALESALWCRYCFGTTDSGAVIEANDPSWDRLQAIAKTAKDAPAAWLAMEDIYGDVGRSAAFADAFAHALKVLWASGTRATLTRYLAGKL, from the coding sequence ATGACCGTGAAACTCTCTTCTACCGTCCTTGCCAAGCTTCCTCCAAAAGTCGCCGGCCCGAAATACGATCGCGCCACGCTCAAGCCCGGCATCGTGCATTTCGGCGTCGGCAATTTCCATCGCTCGCACCAGGCCGTCTATCTCGACGATCTGTTCAATGCCGGCGTTGGTCATGACTGGGCGCTGATCGGCGCGGGCGTATTCGAGGGCGAGAAAATCGGCCGCGGCAAGCTTGCCGAGCAGGACTGGTTAACCACGGTGGTCGAACAGGATTCTGGCCATATGAGCGCCCGCGTCACCGGCGTCATGATCGATTTTCTGATGCCGGGCGATGCAGCTGGCATCATTGAACGGCTTGCCGATCCGGCGATAAAGATCGTTTCGCTGACCATCACCGAGGGCGGCTATTTCATCGATCCGGCGTCGGGCGTGTTCAACCCGACCCATCCCGACATCGTTGCGGACGCTCAACCTGGCGCGACGCCGAAGACCGTTTTCGGCCTCATCCTTGCGGGGCTGATCCGCCGCCGCGAAGACGGCATCGTGCCTTTCACCGTCATGTCCTGCGACAACATTCCTCACAACGGCCATGTCACTTCCGATGGCGTCGTGGGGCTGGCGCGGCTGATCGATGAGGATCTGGCAAACTGGGTGAGCGCGAAAGTTGCCTTTCCCAACGGCATGGTCGACCGCATCACGCCGGCCACTTCCGATCGTGAGCGTGGCATTCTCTCCAGCGAATTCGGTCTCGACGACAATTGGCCGGTGTTCTGCGAGCCGTTCAAGCAATGGGTGCTGGAGGATCATTTCACCGCCGGTCGGCCGCCGCTGGAAAAGGTCGGCGTGCAATTCGTCAGCGATGTCGCGCCCTACGAGCTGATGAAGATCCGCATCCTCAATGGCGGTCACGCCACCATCGCCTATCCAGCCGGGCTGATGGACATTCATTTCGTCCATGAGGCGATGCAGGAACCGCTGGTGCGCGGCTTTCTCGCCAAACTGGAGCGCGACGAGATCATCCCAACCGTGCCGCCGGTGCCGGACACCGTGCTGGAGGAATACTACCAGCTCATCGAGCGCCGCTTCTCCAACCCCAAGATCGGCGACACCATCCGGCGGCTTTGCCTCGACGGCTCCAACCGCCAGCCGAAATTCATCATTCCGACCATCGCCGACCGGCTGAAGGCCGGAAAGAGCGTCACCGGCCTGGCGCTGGAATCGGCACTCTGGTGCCGCTACTGCTTCGGCACGACCGATAGCGGCGCCGTCATCGAAGCCAACGATCCGAGCTGGGATAGGCTCCAGGCGATCGCGAAAACGGCGAAGGATGCGCCCGCCGCCTGGCTTGCCATGGAGGACATCTATGGCGATGTCGGCCGCTCGGCAGCGTTCGCCGACGCCTTCGCCCATGCGCTCAAGGTGCTGTGGGCGAGCGGAACCCGCGCGACGCTGACGCGCTATCTCGCAGGCAAGCTCTGA
- a CDS encoding ABC transporter ATP-binding protein encodes MGNITLKNVSKHFGSTVIIPGLDLVIENGEFVVFVGPSGCGKSTLLRLIAGLEDTSGGTINIDGRDVTGEAPAKRKLAMVFQSYALYPHMTVAKNIGFPLKMAGEDVATIDKKVKDAARVLNLTNYLERRPGQLSGGQRQRVAIGRAIVRQPSAFLFDEPLSNLDAALRGTMRLEISELHHQLKTTMIYVTHDQIEAMTMADKIVVLNAGNIEQVGSPMELYKSPKNLFVAGFIGSPKMNLIEGAPAGKYGAKTIGIRPEHMNISTTAGEWKAVVGVAEHLGSDTFLHVQADGAGPLTVRADGELAVRHGDTIYLTPDKVRMHRFGADGKAMAQ; translated from the coding sequence ATGGGAAACATCACACTCAAGAACGTCTCCAAGCACTTCGGTTCGACGGTCATCATTCCGGGCCTCGACCTGGTCATCGAGAACGGCGAGTTCGTCGTCTTCGTCGGTCCGTCGGGCTGCGGCAAGTCCACGCTGCTGCGCCTCATCGCCGGTCTCGAGGACACCAGCGGCGGCACCATCAACATCGATGGCCGCGACGTGACCGGCGAGGCGCCGGCCAAGCGCAAGCTGGCCATGGTGTTCCAGTCCTACGCGCTCTACCCGCATATGACGGTGGCCAAGAACATCGGCTTCCCACTGAAGATGGCCGGCGAGGACGTGGCGACGATCGACAAGAAGGTGAAGGACGCCGCCCGCGTCTTGAACCTCACCAACTATCTCGAACGCCGGCCCGGCCAGCTCTCCGGCGGCCAGCGCCAGCGCGTCGCCATCGGCCGCGCCATCGTGCGCCAGCCTTCGGCCTTCCTGTTCGACGAGCCGCTGTCCAACCTAGATGCAGCACTTCGCGGCACCATGCGCCTCGAGATCAGCGAACTGCACCACCAGCTCAAGACGACGATGATCTACGTCACCCACGACCAGATCGAAGCCATGACCATGGCCGACAAGATCGTCGTGCTCAACGCCGGCAACATCGAACAGGTCGGCTCGCCGATGGAACTCTACAAGTCGCCGAAGAACCTGTTCGTGGCGGGCTTCATCGGTTCGCCGAAGATGAACCTGATCGAGGGCGCGCCGGCCGGCAAATACGGCGCCAAGACCATCGGCATCCGTCCCGAGCACATGAACATTTCAACGACGGCAGGCGAATGGAAAGCCGTTGTCGGCGTCGCCGAACATCTCGGCTCCGACACGTTCTTGCACGTTCAGGCTGATGGCGCCGGTCCGTTGACGGTGCGTGCCGACGGCGAACTGGCCGTCCGTCACGGCGACACCATCTATCTGACGCCCGACAAGGTCAGGATGCATCGCTTCGGCGCCGACGGAAAGGCCATGGCGCAGTGA
- a CDS encoding nucleotide sugar dehydrogenase, translating into MLVDHARGAALLAKLETRTATIGIVGLGYVGLPLAATAARAGFRVIGFDVDHTKVEKLKTGRSYIGAVTDQTLHTIIADGSFRPTFDFADFAECDVISICVPTPLTKQREPDLSFVENTTRAIAEHLRKDQLIVLESTTYPGTTDEVMKPILEASGYRSGREFFLGYSPEREDPGSAGFETATIPKVVAGDGAVAARLVAQFYGAIVDKVVPVSSIKVAEVVKLTENIFRAVNIALVNELKVIYGAMGIDIWEVIEAAKTKPFGYMPFYPGPGLGGHCIPIDPFYLTWKSREFEVSTKFIELAGEINVSMPHYVMSKLTEALDTRLGLPLSQAAILIVGVAYKKNVADVRESPALKLIELLQSRTADIAYHDPFVARIPKTRKHPMLAGKDCIRLSRDSIGAYDAVVIVTDHDGIDYGLIANHSRLIIDTRNAMQRNGIVCDRVVKA; encoded by the coding sequence ATGCTGGTTGATCATGCCCGGGGAGCCGCCCTCCTTGCGAAATTGGAAACGCGGACGGCCACGATCGGTATCGTCGGGCTTGGCTATGTCGGCCTGCCTCTGGCCGCGACGGCCGCCCGCGCCGGCTTCAGGGTCATCGGCTTCGATGTCGACCATACAAAGGTCGAAAAACTGAAAACCGGCCGGTCTTATATAGGCGCCGTTACCGACCAAACGCTTCACACCATCATTGCGGATGGATCATTCAGACCGACATTCGATTTCGCGGACTTCGCGGAGTGCGATGTCATATCGATCTGCGTGCCAACGCCACTGACGAAGCAGCGCGAGCCTGATCTCTCCTTTGTCGAGAACACGACGCGCGCAATCGCTGAACATCTGCGCAAGGATCAACTGATCGTCCTCGAATCCACGACGTATCCAGGAACGACGGATGAAGTGATGAAACCGATCCTCGAGGCGTCGGGATACAGGTCCGGCCGGGAGTTTTTCCTTGGCTATTCGCCTGAACGGGAAGATCCGGGCAGTGCGGGCTTCGAGACCGCCACCATTCCGAAAGTCGTGGCCGGGGACGGTGCGGTCGCGGCCAGGCTGGTTGCGCAGTTCTACGGCGCCATCGTCGACAAGGTCGTGCCGGTTTCAAGCATCAAGGTCGCAGAAGTGGTGAAGCTGACCGAGAACATATTCCGGGCGGTCAATATCGCCCTGGTCAACGAATTGAAGGTGATCTACGGCGCCATGGGAATCGACATCTGGGAGGTGATCGAAGCCGCTAAGACCAAGCCGTTCGGCTATATGCCTTTTTATCCAGGGCCTGGGCTTGGCGGTCACTGCATACCGATCGATCCATTCTACCTGACCTGGAAATCGCGTGAGTTCGAAGTCTCGACGAAGTTCATCGAACTCGCCGGCGAAATCAATGTGTCGATGCCGCACTATGTCATGTCAAAGCTGACTGAAGCGCTGGACACGCGTCTCGGCCTGCCGCTTAGCCAGGCGGCCATCCTGATCGTCGGCGTCGCGTACAAGAAGAACGTCGCTGACGTCCGGGAAAGCCCGGCGCTGAAGCTGATCGAATTGCTGCAATCGCGCACGGCCGATATCGCCTACCACGACCCGTTTGTCGCCCGCATCCCGAAGACACGCAAACACCCGATGCTGGCTGGCAAAGACTGCATCCGGCTTAGTCGCGATTCCATCGGCGCCTATGATGCCGTTGTGATCGTCACCGACCACGACGGCATCGACTACGGGCTGATCGCCAACCATTCGCGGCTGATCATCGACACTCGCAACGCGATGCAACGCAACGGCATCGTCTGCGATCGGGTGGTAAAGGCATAG
- a CDS encoding carbohydrate ABC transporter permease: MARAVTTQHKTIATAAAWIVALLIFFPILYTIITSLKSEQEAIQGFALIPSGTFESYTEVQAQSGYFKFFFNSVLLSVGSTILALIVAVPAAWSMAFSPGKRTKDILMWMLSTKMMPAVAVLFPIYLIFRDAGLLDSRIGLMVMLMLINLPIVIWMLYTYFREIPGEILEAARMDGATLWGEIVYVLTPMAVPGIASTMLLNIILAWNEAFWTIRLTTTEAAPLTAFISSFSSPQGLFWAKLSAASTLAIAPILIMGWFSQKQLVRGLTFGAVK, from the coding sequence ATGGCACGTGCAGTCACCACCCAGCACAAGACAATCGCGACCGCGGCCGCCTGGATCGTCGCGTTGCTGATCTTCTTCCCGATCCTTTATACGATCATCACCTCGTTGAAGTCGGAGCAGGAGGCCATCCAGGGCTTCGCCTTGATCCCGTCGGGGACGTTTGAGAGCTATACCGAGGTCCAGGCGCAGAGCGGCTACTTCAAGTTCTTCTTCAACTCGGTGCTGCTCTCGGTCGGCTCGACCATCTTGGCCCTGATCGTTGCGGTTCCGGCTGCCTGGTCGATGGCATTCTCGCCGGGCAAGCGGACCAAGGACATCCTGATGTGGATGCTCTCCACCAAGATGATGCCGGCAGTGGCCGTGCTGTTCCCGATCTACCTGATCTTCCGCGACGCCGGACTGCTCGACAGCCGCATCGGCCTGATGGTCATGCTGATGCTGATCAACCTGCCGATCGTGATCTGGATGCTTTACACCTACTTCCGCGAGATCCCGGGCGAAATCCTGGAAGCGGCGCGCATGGACGGCGCTACCTTGTGGGGCGAGATCGTCTATGTGCTGACCCCGATGGCGGTGCCGGGCATCGCTTCGACGATGTTGCTCAACATCATCCTGGCGTGGAACGAAGCGTTCTGGACCATCCGCTTGACCACCACCGAGGCGGCGCCGCTGACGGCTTTCATCAGTTCGTTCTCCAGCCCGCAAGGCCTGTTCTGGGCCAAGCTTTCGGCGGCCTCGACGCTGGCGATCGCACCGATCCTGATCATGGGCTGGTTCAGCCAGAAGCAGCTGGTGCGCGGCCTGACGTTTGGCGCCGTGAAGTAA
- a CDS encoding FGGY-family carbohydrate kinase yields the protein MTNSFVCAVDVGTGSARAGILDTGGTLLGRAEHPIVMNQPKADHAEHNSEDIWSAVCIAVRAAREKAGVAAQDIVGISFDATCSLVVRGRDGGQLSVSVSGERRWDTIVWLDHRAIAEADECTMSGHAVLDYIGGVMSPEMVTPKLMWLKRKLPGTWNEAGYLFDLTDFLTWKATGSLARSQCTLTAKWTYLAHEETGWRRDFFETVGLGDLFEHGNLPEQASPVGVDIGPLSAEAAAQLGLTQQCRVGAGVIDAYAGALGVLGGFAGDEKNIGRHLALIAGTSSCVMAMSPDPQPFAGVWGPYYGAALPKLWLSEGGQSATGALLDHIIRWHGAGGEPDAAMHAKIARRVAELRSAEGDNLAARLHVLPDFHGNRSPLADPHAVGVVSGLTLDASFDSLCKLYWRTAVGIALGVRHVLEALNENGYLIDTLHVTGGHTKNPLLMELYADATGCTVIEPLADEAVLLGTGMVAATAAGLFPGLNAACVAMQQGGKKRVSNSASAGRFDRDYRVFLEMHRQRQVLDGIR from the coding sequence TTGACGAACAGCTTCGTTTGCGCGGTCGATGTCGGCACCGGGAGCGCCCGTGCGGGCATTCTCGACACCGGCGGCACCTTGCTCGGTCGCGCCGAGCACCCGATCGTCATGAACCAGCCGAAGGCCGATCACGCCGAGCACAATTCCGAAGACATCTGGTCGGCGGTCTGCATTGCCGTGCGTGCCGCCCGCGAAAAGGCAGGGGTCGCGGCGCAGGACATCGTCGGCATTTCCTTCGACGCCACCTGCTCGCTGGTGGTGCGGGGCAGGGATGGCGGCCAGCTCAGCGTGTCGGTGTCGGGCGAAAGGCGCTGGGACACCATCGTCTGGCTCGATCATCGCGCCATTGCCGAGGCCGACGAATGCACGATGAGCGGTCATGCCGTGCTCGACTATATCGGCGGCGTCATGTCGCCGGAGATGGTGACGCCGAAGCTGATGTGGCTGAAGCGGAAGTTGCCGGGTACATGGAATGAAGCCGGCTACCTGTTCGACCTCACCGATTTCCTGACCTGGAAGGCGACCGGCTCGCTGGCGCGCTCGCAATGCACGCTCACCGCCAAATGGACCTATCTGGCGCACGAGGAAACCGGCTGGCGACGCGACTTTTTCGAGACCGTCGGGCTCGGCGATCTTTTCGAACACGGCAATCTGCCGGAGCAAGCAAGTCCGGTCGGCGTCGATATCGGCCCGCTGAGTGCGGAGGCGGCGGCCCAACTTGGCCTTACGCAACAATGCCGCGTTGGCGCCGGCGTCATCGATGCCTATGCCGGCGCGCTCGGCGTGCTTGGCGGCTTTGCCGGCGACGAGAAGAATATCGGCCGGCATCTGGCGTTGATCGCCGGCACATCGAGCTGCGTCATGGCGATGTCGCCCGATCCGCAGCCTTTCGCCGGCGTCTGGGGACCGTACTATGGCGCGGCACTGCCGAAGCTTTGGTTGTCGGAAGGCGGCCAGTCGGCCACCGGCGCGCTGCTCGACCACATCATCCGCTGGCATGGCGCCGGCGGCGAGCCGGACGCCGCCATGCATGCGAAGATCGCCCGCCGCGTCGCCGAACTGCGCAGCGCCGAGGGCGACAATCTCGCCGCGCGGCTGCATGTGCTGCCGGATTTCCACGGCAACCGCTCGCCGCTTGCCGATCCGCACGCTGTCGGTGTCGTCAGCGGGCTGACGCTGGACGCTTCCTTCGACAGCCTGTGCAAGCTCTATTGGCGCACCGCCGTCGGCATCGCGCTTGGTGTGCGCCATGTGCTGGAGGCGCTGAACGAGAACGGCTATCTGATCGACACGCTGCACGTCACCGGCGGCCACACCAAGAATCCGCTGCTGATGGAGCTCTATGCCGACGCCACCGGCTGCACGGTCATTGAGCCGCTGGCCGACGAGGCGGTGCTGCTCGGCACCGGCATGGTCGCGGCCACCGCCGCCGGGCTGTTCCCCGGCTTGAACGCCGCTTGTGTCGCCATGCAGCAGGGCGGAAAAAAGCGTGTCTCAAACTCGGCCTCGGCCGGCCGTTTTGATCGCGACTACCGGGTGTTCCTCGAGATGCACCGGCAGCGGCAGGTTCTGGACGGGATAAGATAG
- a CDS encoding glycosyltransferase: MTETVAANVTMMLLSASLGINIVFWCIVGVIRFLSEIGSNPKIGGLPMIGIADVAVVIPAHNEEIALPRCIWALTAIIPASQIYVASDGSRDGTVAIARANGCRALDIQPNGGKAKAIDEAIRHYRLCDRYKAVLIQDADSEIDRHYFEHALPLFNDPNVAAVAGHVLSRWRGRSWLSMDMLYTAYRTRLYRVLQTAFQYGQSWKWTNVSYIAPGFASIYRTSVLRQIDITAPGLVIEDFNMTFEVQHKGLGRVAYSPKARCSSEDPFNLRDYRKQVQRWYLGFWQTVQRHGIWPSRFWLSLGGLLAELLVISVFALALPFAAILYLATGFEVPAVSLGELAVRPVSPLGLLVLFLVVDYVLTFVVAVIECRPSLLLYGLAFPILRLLDAALFLRALFKSFSVKSDGRWISPERYAAIVPTGGKT; the protein is encoded by the coding sequence ATGACCGAGACCGTCGCCGCGAACGTCACGATGATGCTCCTCAGTGCTTCGCTGGGGATCAATATCGTGTTCTGGTGCATCGTTGGCGTGATCAGGTTTCTCAGTGAAATCGGCTCAAACCCGAAAATCGGCGGCCTGCCAATGATCGGCATCGCCGATGTTGCCGTAGTCATCCCCGCGCACAATGAGGAGATTGCCCTTCCCAGATGCATATGGGCGCTGACGGCCATCATTCCGGCGAGCCAGATCTATGTCGCCAGCGATGGATCGCGCGACGGCACCGTTGCGATCGCGCGTGCCAATGGCTGCAGGGCGCTCGACATCCAGCCGAATGGTGGCAAGGCCAAGGCGATCGACGAGGCGATCCGCCACTACCGCCTGTGCGATCGCTACAAGGCGGTGCTGATCCAGGACGCGGATTCGGAGATCGACCGCCACTATTTCGAGCATGCGTTGCCGTTGTTCAACGACCCGAATGTGGCGGCAGTCGCAGGCCACGTGCTGTCGCGCTGGCGTGGCCGCAGCTGGCTCAGCATGGACATGCTCTATACGGCATACAGGACGCGTCTCTACCGGGTCCTGCAGACGGCGTTCCAATACGGACAGTCCTGGAAATGGACGAATGTCAGCTATATCGCACCTGGCTTCGCCAGCATCTATCGCACAAGCGTGCTGCGCCAGATCGACATCACCGCTCCTGGTCTCGTCATCGAAGACTTCAACATGACTTTCGAGGTTCAGCACAAGGGGTTGGGCCGCGTAGCCTATTCGCCCAAAGCGCGTTGCTCATCGGAAGATCCATTCAATCTGCGCGACTACCGCAAGCAGGTTCAGCGCTGGTATCTCGGCTTCTGGCAGACGGTGCAGCGCCATGGGATCTGGCCGAGCCGCTTCTGGCTGTCGCTGGGCGGGCTGCTTGCTGAACTGCTCGTCATTTCGGTGTTCGCCCTGGCGCTGCCGTTTGCCGCGATCCTCTATCTGGCGACAGGCTTCGAAGTGCCGGCGGTTTCGCTTGGCGAACTCGCAGTGCGGCCCGTGTCGCCGCTTGGCCTCCTGGTCCTGTTTCTCGTCGTGGACTACGTGCTCACCTTCGTTGTCGCGGTCATCGAATGCCGGCCGAGCCTGCTCCTCTACGGCCTCGCCTTTCCGATCCTCCGGCTTCTCGACGCGGCGCTCTTCCTGCGCGCGTTGTTCAAGTCGTTTTCTGTGAAGTCCGATGGCCGCTGGATCAGTCCGGAACGCTACGCAGCAATCGTCCCGACGGGAGGTAAAACATGA
- a CDS encoding NAD-dependent epimerase/dehydratase family protein: MNAYEAKELRVLIAGGAGFVGTNLARRLLEQGVSVDCVDNFSTGRRANVDDLARYPNFRFLKLDVADAGSCNRLLRRRYSHVYNLACPTGVPNIALLGEEMLMASSLGSLNLLKVARRSKASYLFASTAEAYGDPEVFPQPETYVGKVDPVGPRSPYEEGKRFGEALTRFWGRKHSVDVRIVRIFNTYGPGMSPDDQRVIPQMLSRLIAHKPVPIYGDGAQTRTFLHIDDLVDGLLTVMEKGVNAEVYNIGGATQITIRALFELVKTATGLAGNAVFEKHFIADHRGRWPDTSKIKALGWQQKVSLADGIRQSHQDILASIQACHDKMNGTSVRPAPLAAHRKSAAADHHQPQLAFP, from the coding sequence ATGAATGCATACGAAGCCAAGGAACTCAGAGTCCTGATCGCGGGCGGAGCAGGATTTGTTGGAACTAACCTTGCGCGCCGCCTTCTTGAACAGGGCGTATCTGTGGACTGCGTCGACAACTTCTCGACCGGTCGCAGGGCCAACGTCGACGACCTTGCCCGATATCCGAACTTTCGGTTCCTGAAGCTCGACGTCGCCGACGCTGGTTCTTGCAACCGCCTGCTGCGTCGCCGCTACAGCCATGTCTACAATCTGGCTTGCCCGACAGGTGTTCCCAACATCGCGCTGCTCGGCGAAGAAATGCTGATGGCGTCGTCTCTCGGATCTCTGAACCTGCTCAAGGTGGCGCGCCGATCGAAGGCCAGCTACCTTTTCGCCAGCACGGCGGAAGCCTATGGCGACCCGGAGGTCTTCCCGCAACCGGAAACCTATGTGGGAAAGGTCGATCCGGTCGGCCCGCGCAGCCCCTATGAGGAGGGCAAGCGCTTCGGCGAGGCCCTTACGCGCTTCTGGGGCCGAAAGCACAGTGTCGACGTTCGCATCGTGCGCATCTTCAACACCTATGGCCCGGGCATGTCGCCGGACGACCAGCGCGTCATTCCGCAGATGCTGTCGCGGCTGATTGCCCATAAGCCGGTGCCGATCTATGGCGACGGAGCGCAGACCCGCACCTTCCTGCACATCGACGATCTCGTCGACGGCTTGTTGACGGTGATGGAGAAGGGCGTGAATGCCGAAGTCTACAACATCGGTGGCGCTACCCAGATCACCATCCGTGCGTTGTTCGAGCTGGTGAAAACAGCAACCGGTCTCGCCGGCAACGCCGTCTTCGAAAAGCATTTCATTGCAGACCATCGCGGCCGTTGGCCCGACACCAGCAAGATAAAGGCGCTAGGCTGGCAGCAAAAGGTTTCGCTCGCAGACGGCATCCGCCAGAGCCACCAGGACATCCTGGCTTCGATCCAGGCTTGCCATGACAAGATGAATGGCACCTCGGTCAGGCCTGCTCCTCTCGCCGCGCACCGCAAGTCTGCCGCAGCCGATCATCATCAGCCACAGCTTGCTTTCCCATGA
- a CDS encoding HAD family hydrolase produces the protein MTPELVIFDCDGVLVDSEALSVSALLGMIALAGGAVSEDTAYEHFLGKSMKSVREILGRDFALDITDQHLAAMRVELMRKFRQELKPIPGIEQVLPRLGVPYCVASSGTLDRIRYALDVTGLLGLLEPHLFSAGMVARGKPAPDLFLHAASRMGAIPQNCLVVEDSPAGIEAAQAAGMRVFAFTGGSHAGNPALKARLASSEPDFIFADMLQLPDLIAGLGARVKAS, from the coding sequence ATGACGCCTGAACTGGTCATTTTCGACTGTGACGGCGTGCTGGTGGACAGCGAGGCTCTCTCCGTTTCGGCGCTGCTCGGCATGATCGCGCTCGCCGGCGGCGCCGTCAGCGAGGACACCGCCTACGAGCATTTCCTCGGCAAGAGTATGAAAAGCGTCCGCGAAATCCTCGGCCGCGACTTCGCACTTGATATCACCGACCAACACCTGGCCGCGATGCGCGTCGAGCTGATGCGCAAATTTCGCCAGGAGCTGAAACCGATACCCGGCATCGAGCAAGTTCTGCCCAGGCTCGGCGTGCCCTATTGTGTCGCCTCCTCGGGCACACTGGACCGCATCCGCTATGCGCTCGATGTCACCGGACTGCTTGGACTGCTGGAGCCGCATCTGTTCAGCGCCGGCATGGTGGCGCGGGGAAAACCGGCGCCCGACCTTTTTCTTCACGCAGCGTCGAGAATGGGAGCCATCCCGCAAAACTGCCTGGTCGTCGAGGACAGCCCGGCCGGCATCGAGGCGGCGCAAGCGGCGGGCATGCGTGTCTTTGCCTTCACCGGCGGATCGCATGCCGGCAACCCGGCGCTGAAAGCGCGGCTTGCGTCGAGTGAACCGGACTTTATATTCGCTGACATGCTGCAATTGCCCGATCTGATTGCAGGCCTGGGAGCGAGAGTAAAAGCATCTTGA